The window GTGCCGCCGATCTTCTCGTCGAACAGCGTGTTGCGAGAGAACTCCGAGATGGCGTAGTTGGTGCCGATGGCGATCTCGCCGAGCGTCCTGGCGCCCGAGTCCTGGTCGAGCATCTTGAAGAGAAAATCCTCGTTCTTCCGCGCGGACGCATTGACGACCCGTCCGGCCTTGAACTCCAGGCGGACACCATGGACCTCACGCCCCTGGTAAACGGCCGGGAACGTGTAGTTGACGTGGCCATCGACACCTTGGGGACCCGCGAAGACCTCCCCATCCGGAAAGTTCTCTCTCCCGGCACAGTTCACCCACGTGGCCGGCGGAGAAACATCCACGGTGAGATCGGTGCCGTCGTGGTTCTCTGATGCCGGCGACTGAAACCGCAACGACCGCTTACCCTGGAGGAACTCCCGCACCCGCTCCTGGCAGACGTGGATCTTCTCCCACTCCGCGACCGGGTCGGGAAGATGGAGCAGCCCGGCGTTGAACACGAACTCCTCGTACTCGCTCAGCGACATCTCGGCGTCCTGCGCCATCGCCTGAGTGGGAAAGGCAGTCCCAACCCAGCGCAGTTGCCCCGTTGACGCACGGTCCATAAACGTCTTGAGGAGGGGTTTTCGCGACGCCTGGTTCCTGGCGATGCGGAGCGGGTCAACCCGGGACAGGTACTTCGTGTTGACCTGGGCCCAAAGCGAAATGCGCACATCGATCGTCTCGATCATGTGCTGGGCGACCGGGTTGGCGTACGCGATCTGGTCGTCCGAGCCGTGTTTCAGAAGGATTTCCGCGAGCGATTCCGCCGCGGGGTAGTAGAACGCATGGGCGCCAGCCCGGATGCACGCCTGCGTGACCGCCTCGACGAGAGGCATCCCAATCGGGTCGGCCTGGATCGCCACCAGGTCGCCGCGTTTGACGCGAGTGGAGTATCGAACCAGAACGTCCGCCAGACGGTCGAGGCGTGGGTCTCTCATGAGGGCAAAGGATAGGGCCGGCGGCAGTGCAACATCGGTCCCACGACCAGACGACGGACACGGCTACACTTGCCGCCTTGACCGAACCAACCCACGACCACACTCGGAGCCTCTGACATGCGACGTTCGACGCAGGCGGCACTCATCGGGATCCTCGGAGCGGCCTTGCTCGTTCTCCTCATGGATCGGCTCCTGGTCGTTGGGGGAAGCACAGCCCACGCCTCAGGACACGGCGCCGCGGTTGCCGACCCCGCATCGGACAAGATCGCTACGTGCGACATCTACATGATCTCCGACAAGCTGATGGAGAGCGACCGGTTCAAGCCCGAGCTGACCGCGGCGGGCGACAAGATGAAAGGTGAACTGGAGACGCTGCAGACCGAACTGCAGACCATGGCCGACAAGCTCAAAGGCATGTCTCCTCAGGATGCGGATGCGCAGCAGTTGTACCACGACTTCCAGGAGAAGCAGCGGGCCGCGCAGCAGAAGCAAGCGGAGATGTCCAGGGACCTTGAGAAGCTCTTCGCGATCAAGTACGTCGAGGCCTACAAGCAGGTGCGTGCTTCGGCCGAGGCGGTCGGCCGGGACCTTGGCTACACGTACGTGATCGCGTCCAAACAGAAGGACGATATCCAGACCGAGGCCGTGCAGGTGGTGATCCAGGGCATCCTGGCGAGGCCGGTCATTGTCGCGCCCGAAGGGACGGACATTACTGAGGATGTCGTCAAAGATCTGAAGCTCTAGGCGACGTCGGCGTCGCCGGACCGCGCGGCCTGATCTCGCGCGGTCCGCAGCAGGCTGCTGAGGCTCGCGGCGAGTGCCAGCTTAACGTTGCCCATTGAAGGAGCGGCGGGGCCGAGTTCGTTGCTGAGGCTGGTTACAGGCCTCCCGGCCAGGCCGCAGGGGACGATCAGCCTGAAGTGCTCCAGGTTCGTGGAGACGTTCAGCGCCAGCCCGTGCATGGAGATCCACTTCCGCACGCGGACACCCATCGCACAGACTTTCGCCGCCGGGGCTTCCCCGCCCTGGCCGCTGGTCCACACCCCCGTTGCGCCCAGATCGCGGCCGGTCGCCAACCCAAACCCGTCGCACACCTGAATGACCGCTTGCTCGAGCAACCGCATGTAGTCGTGCAGGCCGAGCCTAAGGTAGTTGAGATCCAGAATCGGGTACGCGACCAGTTGGCCGGGGCCATGGTAGGTAATGTCACCCCCCCGATCGGTCGCGGCCAAAGTCACTCCCGCCGCGGCAAGGTGATCAGCCGTCGCAAGCAAGTGCTCACCGTTGGCGGAACGACGCGACAAGGTGATTACCGGCGGGTCGTGCTCGACCAGGAGAAGGGTTCCCATGCGGGGCTCCCCTCGTTCTCGGGCATCAAGGAGCCGATCGACGTGCTCGACCTGCACGCGGTACGCCTCAGCGTATGGCAGGCTACCGAGATCGATGGTTTCCAGGTTCGGGGGCATCGCCGGATCGTAGTGGCGGCGGCCGTACCGCGATCTGGGTGCGAGATACCATTGGCACCATGGCGTCAGTGCACCCAACAGCGGTTGTTTCCAGTGAGTGCGAACTCGGCGAGGGCGTCGAGATCGGGCCCTACTGTTCACTCACGGGGCGGGTCGTGCTTGGAGCGGGCGTTCGCCTGCTGGGCAACAACTACATCAGCGGACCGGCAAGGATCGGGGCGGGCACGATCATCTATCCCTTCGCGTGCATCGGTTTCGAACCGCAGGACTACAAGTTCAAGCCCGGCGCACTGACCGCGGGCGTTGAGATCGGGGAGGAGTGCCTGATCCGTGAGCACGCGACGGTTCACGCCGCGAGCACCGAGCACACCCCCACCCGCGTCGGCAACCGGGTGTTCCTCATGGTGTCGACCCACGTGGCCCACGACTGCACGGTCGGCAACAACGTGGTGTTCGTCAACGGCGCCGGGGTTGCCGGCCATGGCGAGGTGGGCGACAACGTAACCCTCGGCGGGAACGCGGTGATCCACCAGTTCTGTCGGATTGGACGCCTGGTCATGATGTCGGGCGACTGCGCGGTGTCGCTCGACGTGCCTCCGTTCTGCATGGTCAACGAGCGAAACCGGATCGGCGGGCTGAACCAGGTCGGCCTGCGGCGGAGCGGCATGGCCCGGGAGCACATCACTGAGCTCCGGCGAGCGTTCCGCGACCTGCTCAAGCACCCGATGCCCAGGCACGAGACCGTGGCAGCAATGCGAGAGAGGGGCTCCTCCTGCCCGCCGCTGCTCGAGATGGCCGACTTCATCGCGGCCAGCAAGCGGGGCATCACACCCGGGCTGGGCAAGCCGCCTCGGAACCGGGCGAACAGCCTCGCGATCGACGACGGCGAGTAAGCAGCACGCGGGTGGCGGTTTGGTGGTACAGTCGCAGCGATGCCGGAGAGCCGCATGCCCGCTGCGCCAGAGCAGATCACCCTTCGGACCCTGACCGGTCCTGATGCTGCGGTGTTCGTGCTGCCCAGCGACCGTGCCAGCCATATCGGCCGCCTCGCCGAGAGCGACATCTGCCTGCTCAACGATGCGGTGTCGCGCCGGCACGCCACGATCTCGCGGCGGAACGACGGCTGGTACATCGTCCACATCGGGAGCCGAAGCCTCACCTTCCTCAACGGCGTACAACTCGAGCGGGAATCGCCCGCGGTGCTCGACAACGGCGACCTGATCCGCATCGGCCCCTGGACGTTCATGGTCCGTTTCGGCGTGGACACCTCCCGCCCCGACGCCACGGTCGATGACGCCCCCTCAGGAATGATGCGAGTCGAGCGGGCAGCGGTGCATCTCGGATCCAGATCCGACCAACGTCTTCGGCTGCTGACAGCGTGCATCGCGAGGCTGAACGAAGCGGTGGATGAGCGGCTGCTCTCCGAAGCGGCTCTCGACGCCGCCCTGGCTGGGAGTGGGTACACACGCGGCGGGGTGCTCCGTGCGCTCGATTCAGACGGCGATGTTGAGGTGGTCGCCACCACCCGGACGACGGCAGGCGACACGACCGAGTTCCAGTTCAGTCGGTCGCTGATCCGACGTGCAGCGGCGGAAGGCACCGTGGCCCTCTTCGAGGGTGGCACACCGCTCACCTCGGCGACCTACGGGAGCAGCATCGCGGAACTCCAGATCCACTCCGCGCTGTGCACACCGGTGCTGATGGGCGACACGCTGGCCGGCTTCCTGTACCTGGACGCACGGGGCGAGGAGTCCCGGGTGCGCACGGATGCGGCGGGTTTCTGTGAAGCCATCGCGACGGCCTACGGGATGTCCCTCGCCGCGCTCAAGAGAGCTGAACTTGAGCGCCGCCAGCGGGAACTGATGGCTGAACTCACTTCGGCCCGCGATGCCCAGCAGTTCATTCTGCCCGCGGCATTCGGTCAGGTGGGCGTGGTGCGGTACGCGATGGAAATGCGGCCAGGGCTCTTTGTCGCCGGGGATCTGTTTGACGTGATCGCCCTGGGCGATGGGCGCGTTGGTGTGAGCTTCGGCGATGTCGCCGGACACGGGGCCGGCTCTGCGATGCTGATGGCGTCGACCCAGTCCTATCTGAACGCAGAGCTCCGCTCGGCCGGAGACCCCGCCAGGGCGATGAACGCCCTAAACCGCTACCTGTGCGACCACTCGGTGCACGGCCGGTTCGTGTCGCTCTGGCTCGGTGTCTTTTCCAGCGATGGTTCGCTTGAGTACGTTGATGGCGGGCACGGGCACTGGATGCACGTCCGTGGCAGCGAGCCGCTGGTGCTCGACGGGGCCACGTCGAACACGGGTATCCCGGTGGGCATTGATCCGCGGTTCGCCTACCGCGCATCATCACTGACTCTTCGGCCATCTGACCGCATTATCGCGTACAGTGACGGTGTCCTCGATCAACGGAGCACGATGGGCGAGCGGTTCGGCAAGGACCGAGTGCTCGCCGCGTTGTCAACGACCAAGTCCGCCGAAGAGGATATCGCGTCGATCTTCGCCGACCTGACCAGATGGGCCAACGGCGCGATACTCGACGACGATGCGACTGTTGCTTCCATCGAGTTCGAGGGCATTCGGCGGTAGGTCTACCGCTTCGCGGTCCGATCCCGCATCGCCTCGGCCAGGCCCGGCCGGTCCCAAGCGTCGTAGAGCTTGGCAAGCCGACTAATCGCCTTGGTGGTGCGGGGATGGGCCTCACCAAAGAACTTCTCAAGAGCCGGAAGGCTTGCCTTGAGCTCCGATTCCGCCTCCTCGAACCGCTTCATCTCGGTCAGGCAATCGCCAAGGTTGTTGCGAAAGATCGCGAGGTAGTAGTGGTCTGCGGGGAGCTGATGGCTCGCGAGCATCAGGGCTTCCCGATACAGAGGCTCGGCCTCGGCGGGCTTGCCGAGCGCCTGCAGGCACATCGCCAGGTTGTTGATCTGCGGCCAGGCTTCCGGGTCGGCCATCTGGTCGGCTCGACGACGCGCCTCGACCACCTGTCGATAGAGCGGTTCGGCCTTGTCCAACTTTCCCTGGTCCTCGAGGAGGTAAGCGAGGTTACCCATCATGAGCAGCGTCTTGGGATGGTCCGGACCGAGCTTTCGGGTCTGGAGCCGTACCGCTTCCCGAAGCAGGGGTTCGGCCTCGTCTAGGCGTTTCTCCCCCACCAAGGCCACGGCAAGGTTCTGCATCGTCACGATCAGACTCGGGTGCTCGGGGTCCAGTTTTTGACGCCGGATCTCGAGCGCCTTCTTGATCAACTCGATCGCCTCGGCGCCGCGCCCCTGCTTCTGAACCGCGTTCGCCAGCGAGTTCATCGTGAACGCCGTGACCGGATGCTCCGGGCCGAAGACCTCGGACCTGATCTCCAGGGTCCGCCGGAGCAGTTCTTCGGCTTCCTCGAATCGGCCCAGCATGCTCAGCAGAGACCCGAGGTGGTCCATGTTCGTCAGGACATCCCGATCGGTCCGGCCTCCCTTTGCCGTACCCAGCCGGATCGCCTCGCGGAGCAGGGGCTCGGCGGCCTTGAGGTTGCCGCGCTGGTACTCCAGGCTCGCAAGATCGCCGATGACCGCGGCCGACTCGGCACTGTCCGGGCCAAACCGTTCGATCGTCGCTTCCCGAGCATGGATCAGCAGCGGCTCGGACTCGTCGAACCTCGCCAGATCATTGAGCACGAGCGCGAGCATGCGCTCGGCGGTGATGGTCTCTGGATGATCGGGTCCGTACGTCTCCCGGGCAAGGTCGACGGCGTTCCGGGCGTGCGGCTCGGCCTTGGCCGACTGGCCGACCCCCTTGTACGTGTTCGCGATGGACCCGAGGATGGAGAGCCTGACCCGTGGGCGAGCCGGAGCGGACGCCTTGAGCGACTCCGCGGCGATATCCAGCATCTCCCTGACGGTCATGTCTCGTTCGTTGTCCTGCTCGGGATCGGCCGCGGTGAGCATCGTGGTGAGGAACTGGTTCACGGCCTTGGCGTTGGCCGCCTCCTCTTCCGCGGCTCGCTGAGCGATGGTCGCCTCGTTCTCCCGCCGCTGGGCCAGCTCCCATCCCCTCATCGCTTCGGCCGCTTGCCACGCCGTGGCAACCGCGCCGGCGATCAGGATGACGCCGGCGACCGCGATCGCGGCGACGAGGCCGCGGTTTCGGCGTGCGAACTTGGTGAACTGGTACACCGCGCTCGCGGGTCGCGCCACGATCGGTTCGTGCCTGAGGTAGCGCCCCAGGTCGGCAGCGAGTTCAGTCGCGGACTGGTACCGCCGCTCGCGGTCCCGCTCAAGGGCCTTCGAGCAGATGGTCTGGAGGTCGCCCCGCAGACCGCGGTCGCACGATCCGAGGAGAACCGGCTCGTCCTGGCCGATGATCCTCACAGCCTCTGGGAACGTTCGATCGGCGATGGCGTGCGGGAGCCGGCCGGCGAGCAGTTCGTAGAGGATCACGCCGAGCGCGTACACGTCGGACCGGGTATCGAGGTCGTTGGGGTCGCCCGCGACCTGTTCGGGGCTCATGTAGGGCACCGTGCCGACCAGTTGACCCGCTTCCGTCTGCAGCGTCGCCGACGGGTTATCCGAATCCGCGCGGGCAATACCGAAGTCCAGGACTTTCGGCTCTCCGACGGCGTCGGCTCCTCGCCTTGCGATCAGGATGTTGCTGGGCTTGAGGTCACGGTGGATGATGCCCTTCTGGTGGGCATGGTGAACGGCATCGCACACCTTAATCATGAGGCGGATTCGGTCCCGCACGCCGAGATCGGCCTGTCGAACATGGTCGCCCAGGGGCACCCCGTCGACGTGCTCCATCGCAAAGAACGGCTGAAGCCCAAGCCCTGTGTCCGCCGTTCCCGCCTCGTAGATCTGGGCGATACCCGGGTGCTGCAGGAGTCCCAGGATCTGCGCCTCGTGCTCGAACCTCCGAAGCATCCGCGGAGTCAGCAGCCCTGGGCGTACAACCTTCAGGGCGATGAGACGGTCCGGACGCTCTTGGCGGGCAAGGTACACCACTCCCATCCCGCCCTCACCGAGGACATCCACGATGGCGTAGGACCCGATTCGCTCCGGATGGACCGGGCGTCTTCCGGGCTCCGAAGCTGCGATCCCCTCGCTCGCGGCCGATGGCCGATCAACGGTGGCTTCCTCCTGGCTCCGCATAAGCCGGTCGAAGTCCGCTCGACGGTCGGAAGGGCACCGACGGGCGATGAACGCCGCACGCTCCGAAGGCGGCAGCGCAACCGCGGCGCGAACAAGATCCAAGAGTGCGGTGTCTTCGATTCGGCTCATGGCAATACCCAGTGTGATCCGCTTCGGGCAACACGTCCATTCGTCCAGAGCAAATGCTCCGGGCTCCAGCGAACAACCAGTGGAGCTCCCCCTGCTTGACCCCCGTGACTCCCCTTATCGGATCTCAGGCTCCTCCTGGCCAGGGGCATCGCGGTCCCGAGGCACATCCCCTTCGGGCCGGACGGCCGCTATGCTTCGAACCCTGCAGGGCCGGAGTGGCGGAACTGGCAGACGCGACGGATTCAAAATCCGTTGGGGCTGATACCCCCGTGCAGGTTCGATTCCTGTCTCCGGCATTGGCGAGTTGGCGGGCCTCCCGAGGGCTGCCGCCGTCGGCGTGGGCCGACAGAATCCGAGCAGCCGAAGGAACCCGACGTGCGGGGCCGGCGTACGAGGGCTGCACAGGGGAGGTGGAGCCGGGGGAGGGTTTCGCGGCTAACGTTGTGGTCCCCGACTCCGTTGGGGCCCGTCGCTCAGTTTTGTCCATATCCACGCACCAGAAAGGCGCACGCATGTCGGATACCCCGAATCCTCAGCAGCAGCAGGCTCAGCTCCGCATCGACGAAGCGAAGATGCACACCACCTACGCCAACACGATCCGCACCTCGACGACCGCGGACGAGGTCGTGCTTGATTTCGGCATCAACCTGCCCATGCCATCCGAAGGAAACACGCCGACCTTCCTGTTCAGCGTCGGCAGCCGGGTGGTCATGAACTGGCGCGGCGCCAAGCGGCTCGCCATCAGTCTCGGACAGGTCATCCGCCAGTACGAGGAGCGCAACGGGACGATCGACATGGGGATGGGCCAGCAGCCCCAGCAAGGCGGCGATACGAACGGGCCTCGGCTGTCAAAGTGACAGCCCGGCACCGCCGCGGCAAAGGGACGGTCCAAGAACACGCGGGCGCCGCACGGCCCCGCGTGTTTGATTTTTTGGCGACACTTTTCCGATCGAAATGCGACGGACAACGTACCCATAGGCATCGGGTAGATTGTCGCTCGCACCGAGCCAGCATCCGGCGGACCGGACCGACCGAGAGCGAGGCACAGAGCCCCACGAAGGATCCCCGCATGACGACGGCAACGGGCACCATGAACAGCGAGATCGAGTCGCACGCACGGACGATCAAGTCGCTGACCGACAAGGTCGGCGAGACCGTCGTCGGGCAGGAAAAGATGGTAAAAGGCTTGATGATCGGCCTGCTCTCCAACGGCCACGTGCTGCTGGAGGGCGTGCCCGGTCTCGCCAAGACGCTGACGGTGAGCACGCTCGCCCGAGCCATCGATGCGACCTACCAGAGAATCCAGTTCACGCCGGACCTGCTCCCGGCCGACGTCGTCGGCACACAGATCTACAACCCCCGCGAGGCGACCTTCTCCGCCCGCAAGGGGCCGGTTTTCGCGAACATCGTCCTCGCCGATGAGATCAACCGGGCGCCGGCGAAAGTCCAGTCAGCGCTCCTCGAGGCGATGCAGGAGCGTCACGTCACGATCGGCGACACCACGTTCCATCTCCCCGACCCCTTCCTTGTGCTCGCGACACAGAACCCGATCGAGCAGGAGGGCACCTACCCGCTCCCCGAGGCGCAGGTCGATCGTTTCATGCTCAAACTGAAGATCGACTACCCGAGCAAGTCGCAGGAGCGCCTGATCCTGGACCGCATGGCGACCACACAACGCCCCGCCGGCATATCACCCGTCATCCACATCAACGACCTGATTGCCGCCCGCGCGGCGGCGGATTCGGTGCACGTCGATGCCAAGATCCGGGACTACATCGTGGACATCGTGCACGCCACGCGGGAGCCGACCGAATACGGCCTCGCGCTCTCGAATCTCATCGAGTTCGGGGCCTCCCCCCGCGCCACCATCGCGTTGACCATCGCGTCGAGGTCCCATGCCCTTCTCAGCGGCCGCGGCTACGTCACGCCGCACGATGTGAAGTCGGTCGCCATGGATGTGCTGCGCCACCGCGTGGGTGTCTCCTACGAGGCTGAGGCCCAGTCCATCACTCCCGAACGGATCGTCTCGCAGGTGCTGGAGGCCATCGCCGTTCCCTAGGCCGGATCGACTCCCCACACCCGTCTCCAGGACGCTCCATGACACCGGAACTGCTTGCACAACAGGTCCGCAACCTCGAGATCACGACCCGCCGCGTCGTGACCGAGGTCTTCGCCGGGGAGTACTCCTCGGCATTCAAGGGACGCGGCATCGAGTTCGCCGATGTGCGGGAGTACCAGCCCGGCGACGACGTCCGGACTATCGATTGGAACGTCACAGCCCGCGCAGGGCGTCCGTTCGTGAAGCGGTTCACGGAAGAGCGGGAACTGACGGTGATGCTCGCGGTGGACCTCAGCGCCAGCGGCGCATTCGGGACGACCGACCGCGAGAAGCGTGAGCTCGCGGCCGAGGTCTGCGGGGTGCTGGCGTTCGCTGCTCTAAAGAAGAACGACCGCGTCGGGCTGCTCGCCTTCTCCGATGAGGTCGAGCTCTTCATCCCACCCCGCAAGGGCGCCCGCCACACACTCCGCCTGATCCGTGAGTTACTCGCCTTCGAACCCAATCGCACCGGCACGAGCCTCGCCGCGGTATCGGATCACTTGGCGCGAGTGCTGCACCGGCGGAGCGTCCTGTTCGTCGTTTCCGATTTCCAAACCGAGCAGATCGAACATCCCCTCGGCCTGCTGACCCAGCGCCACGATGTTGTTGCGATCGATGTATCCGACCCGCTTGAGTCCTCCCTCGACCGGCTCGGCCGGGGCATCGGCCTGGTCGAGGTGACGGATCCGGAGACCGGCCACCGAGTGCTGCTGGACACCTCAAGCCGGCGGGTCCGCAACGCCTACCGCGCGCTGTCGCACTCGATCCGCGGGCAACTCGACGCCACGCTCTCGCGGCTCGGCATCGATCGCGTCAGCATCGGAACCGATCGTGACTACATCCATGAACT of the Phycisphaeraceae bacterium genome contains:
- the lpxA gene encoding acyl-ACP--UDP-N-acetylglucosamine O-acyltransferase encodes the protein MASVHPTAVVSSECELGEGVEIGPYCSLTGRVVLGAGVRLLGNNYISGPARIGAGTIIYPFACIGFEPQDYKFKPGALTAGVEIGEECLIREHATVHAASTEHTPTRVGNRVFLMVSTHVAHDCTVGNNVVFVNGAGVAGHGEVGDNVTLGGNAVIHQFCRIGRLVMMSGDCAVSLDVPPFCMVNERNRIGGLNQVGLRRSGMAREHITELRRAFRDLLKHPMPRHETVAAMRERGSSCPPLLEMADFIAASKRGITPGLGKPPRNRANSLAIDDGE
- a CDS encoding aminopeptidase yields the protein MRDPRLDRLADVLVRYSTRVKRGDLVAIQADPIGMPLVEAVTQACIRAGAHAFYYPAAESLAEILLKHGSDDQIAYANPVAQHMIETIDVRISLWAQVNTKYLSRVDPLRIARNQASRKPLLKTFMDRASTGQLRWVGTAFPTQAMAQDAEMSLSEYEEFVFNAGLLHLPDPVAEWEKIHVCQERVREFLQGKRSLRFQSPASENHDGTDLTVDVSPPATWVNCAGRENFPDGEVFAGPQGVDGHVNYTFPAVYQGREVHGVRLEFKAGRVVNASARKNEDFLFKMLDQDSGARTLGEIAIGTNYAISEFSRNTLFDEKIGGTFHAAVGAGYPESGSTNQSGLHWDMVCDLRTAGTIHADGDLILRNGRFTRPDWPGN
- a CDS encoding SpoIIE family protein phosphatase, whose translation is MPAAPEQITLRTLTGPDAAVFVLPSDRASHIGRLAESDICLLNDAVSRRHATISRRNDGWYIVHIGSRSLTFLNGVQLERESPAVLDNGDLIRIGPWTFMVRFGVDTSRPDATVDDAPSGMMRVERAAVHLGSRSDQRLRLLTACIARLNEAVDERLLSEAALDAALAGSGYTRGGVLRALDSDGDVEVVATTRTTAGDTTEFQFSRSLIRRAAAEGTVALFEGGTPLTSATYGSSIAELQIHSALCTPVLMGDTLAGFLYLDARGEESRVRTDAAGFCEAIATAYGMSLAALKRAELERRQRELMAELTSARDAQQFILPAAFGQVGVVRYAMEMRPGLFVAGDLFDVIALGDGRVGVSFGDVAGHGAGSAMLMASTQSYLNAELRSAGDPARAMNALNRYLCDHSVHGRFVSLWLGVFSSDGSLEYVDGGHGHWMHVRGSEPLVLDGATSNTGIPVGIDPRFAYRASSLTLRPSDRIIAYSDGVLDQRSTMGERFGKDRVLAALSTTKSAEEDIASIFADLTRWANGAILDDDATVASIEFEGIRR
- a CDS encoding AAA family ATPase; translation: MTTATGTMNSEIESHARTIKSLTDKVGETVVGQEKMVKGLMIGLLSNGHVLLEGVPGLAKTLTVSTLARAIDATYQRIQFTPDLLPADVVGTQIYNPREATFSARKGPVFANIVLADEINRAPAKVQSALLEAMQERHVTIGDTTFHLPDPFLVLATQNPIEQEGTYPLPEAQVDRFMLKLKIDYPSKSQERLILDRMATTQRPAGISPVIHINDLIAARAAADSVHVDAKIRDYIVDIVHATREPTEYGLALSNLIEFGASPRATIALTIASRSHALLSGRGYVTPHDVKSVAMDVLRHRVGVSYEAEAQSITPERIVSQVLEAIAVP
- a CDS encoding DUF3467 domain-containing protein, translating into MSDTPNPQQQQAQLRIDEAKMHTTYANTIRTSTTADEVVLDFGINLPMPSEGNTPTFLFSVGSRVVMNWRGAKRLAISLGQVIRQYEERNGTIDMGMGQQPQQGGDTNGPRLSK
- the lipB gene encoding lipoyl(octanoyl) transferase LipB, whose product is MPPNLETIDLGSLPYAEAYRVQVEHVDRLLDARERGEPRMGTLLLVEHDPPVITLSRRSANGEHLLATADHLAAAGVTLAATDRGGDITYHGPGQLVAYPILDLNYLRLGLHDYMRLLEQAVIQVCDGFGLATGRDLGATGVWTSGQGGEAPAAKVCAMGVRVRKWISMHGLALNVSTNLEHFRLIVPCGLAGRPVTSLSNELGPAAPSMGNVKLALAASLSSLLRTARDQAARSGDADVA
- a CDS encoding DUF58 domain-containing protein, which produces MTPELLAQQVRNLEITTRRVVTEVFAGEYSSAFKGRGIEFADVREYQPGDDVRTIDWNVTARAGRPFVKRFTEERELTVMLAVDLSASGAFGTTDREKRELAAEVCGVLAFAALKKNDRVGLLAFSDEVELFIPPRKGARHTLRLIRELLAFEPNRTGTSLAAVSDHLARVLHRRSVLFVVSDFQTEQIEHPLGLLTQRHDVVAIDVSDPLESSLDRLGRGIGLVEVTDPETGHRVLLDTSSRRVRNAYRALSHSIRGQLDATLSRLGIDRVSIGTDRDYIHELTKLFKRREHRR
- a CDS encoding OmpH family outer membrane protein, giving the protein MRRSTQAALIGILGAALLVLLMDRLLVVGGSTAHASGHGAAVADPASDKIATCDIYMISDKLMESDRFKPELTAAGDKMKGELETLQTELQTMADKLKGMSPQDADAQQLYHDFQEKQRAAQQKQAEMSRDLEKLFAIKYVEAYKQVRASAEAVGRDLGYTYVIASKQKDDIQTEAVQVVIQGILARPVIVAPEGTDITEDVVKDLKL
- a CDS encoding serine/threonine protein kinase; this translates as MSRIEDTALLDLVRAAVALPPSERAAFIARRCPSDRRADFDRLMRSQEEATVDRPSAASEGIAASEPGRRPVHPERIGSYAIVDVLGEGGMGVVYLARQERPDRLIALKVVRPGLLTPRMLRRFEHEAQILGLLQHPGIAQIYEAGTADTGLGLQPFFAMEHVDGVPLGDHVRQADLGVRDRIRLMIKVCDAVHHAHQKGIIHRDLKPSNILIARRGADAVGEPKVLDFGIARADSDNPSATLQTEAGQLVGTVPYMSPEQVAGDPNDLDTRSDVYALGVILYELLAGRLPHAIADRTFPEAVRIIGQDEPVLLGSCDRGLRGDLQTICSKALERDRERRYQSATELAADLGRYLRHEPIVARPASAVYQFTKFARRNRGLVAAIAVAGVILIAGAVATAWQAAEAMRGWELAQRRENEATIAQRAAEEEAANAKAVNQFLTTMLTAADPEQDNERDMTVREMLDIAAESLKASAPARPRVRLSILGSIANTYKGVGQSAKAEPHARNAVDLARETYGPDHPETITAERMLALVLNDLARFDESEPLLIHAREATIERFGPDSAESAAVIGDLASLEYQRGNLKAAEPLLREAIRLGTAKGGRTDRDVLTNMDHLGSLLSMLGRFEEAEELLRRTLEIRSEVFGPEHPVTAFTMNSLANAVQKQGRGAEAIELIKKALEIRRQKLDPEHPSLIVTMQNLAVALVGEKRLDEAEPLLREAVRLQTRKLGPDHPKTLLMMGNLAYLLEDQGKLDKAEPLYRQVVEARRRADQMADPEAWPQINNLAMCLQALGKPAEAEPLYREALMLASHQLPADHYYLAIFRNNLGDCLTEMKRFEEAESELKASLPALEKFFGEAHPRTTKAISRLAKLYDAWDRPGLAEAMRDRTAKR